From the Halobacterium zhouii genome, the window GGAACCACCGCGCGCGTTTGAGGCGCTGGTGCGCGATGGATTCTGCGGTGTCGCTCTCGACGCGCTCGGCGGCGTCGACGCTCCGGTCGACCACTCGTCCGACCATCTTCGAGGCGTCGACGTGCGTGCGCGCCTCGTACCCCATCCGAAGGAGCATCAGCGCGACGCCGTTCGCCCCGGCTTTGTCCAGCATGTCGGCCTCGATGAGCACCTGCGTCTCGAGCGCGAGATCCGTGAGGTCGCCCTGGTAGGAGTGGGTCTCGATTGCGCGACCAACCTGGTCGACGAACGACGGCGCGAAGTCGCCGTGCGTCTCGAGGTACTTCCGGGCGATGCGCGCGCCCTCCTCCGCGTGGACCTCCTGGTCGGCCTCGAGTTTCGCGATGTCGTGGAACAGCGCGGCGACGCGGACCACGTCCTCGTTCGCGCCCTCCTCGATGGCGATTCGTTCCGCGAGGTCGACGACGTTCATGATGTGGTTGAAGCGGTACTCGGAGGAGTGCCACGGGTACCACCGCATGCGGCCGCCGTCCTCCTCGTTCTCCACGCTCGCGGAGAGGAAGTCGCGGACGAATGCGGCCATCTCGTCGAACTCCGCGTCCGACACTGGGGACTCCGCTATCTCGACGCCCACGGTCTCACCTCCGTTCTGCGGGACGGTGACTGTGTCATTATCTATACGAAGGCCTGTTTCGCTCTTTAGCCTTTTGCAGACCACGTGGTTGGACGAGCAGTCCACTCCCGTCAGCGGTCAGTGTTCGGCGACTGCGGACTCACACACCCGCATCGCGTCGAACCGTTCCTCGTCCGGGTCTTCGATCGGCACAGTCTCGACGGTCCGCCACCCATCGTCGTAC encodes:
- a CDS encoding HD domain-containing protein; the encoded protein is MGVEIAESPVSDAEFDEMAAFVRDFLSASVENEEDGGRMRWYPWHSSEYRFNHIMNVVDLAERIAIEEGANEDVVRVAALFHDIAKLEADQEVHAEEGARIARKYLETHGDFAPSFVDQVGRAIETHSYQGDLTDLALETQVLIEADMLDKAGANGVALMLLRMGYEARTHVDASKMVGRVVDRSVDAAERVESDTAESIAHQRLKRARWFREWLDDEVPGMQD